GCGACGGTGCCGGCGAGGAGGGCGGCCACCAGGATCCGCTGTGGGGCGTACCGCCGCAGCAGGCGCACGTTGATCTGCGTGGCCAGGATCAGCCCCACCGCGCCCGCGCCGAAGGCCAGGCCGAACTCCTGCTCGTCGAGGCCGTACTGGTCCTGGAGCACGAACGACGAGCCGGACACGTATGCGAACAGCGCCGCCATCGCCAGACCGGCGACCAGGACCAACCCGACGAAGACCCGGTCACGCAGCAGCGACCCGTAGGTCCGGACGGTGTCGATCATCCGGCCGGAGCGGCGCGCCGCGACCGGCAGGGTCTCCCGCAGCCCGAAGGCCGCGACGCAGAGCAGCGCCAGCCCGAAGAGCGCGAGCGCCACGAAAATTCCCCGCCAGTTCGTCCAGCGCAGCACCTCGCTGCCGAGGGTGGGGGCCAGGATCGGCGCGACGCCCATCACCAGCATCAGCCGGGAGAAGAGGGTGGCGAACGCGGCCCCGCTGAACAGGTCACGCACCACGGCCATGGCGACCACCGCCGTCGCGGCGGTGCCGAGGCCCTGCAACACCCGCAGCGCGCCGAGCACCTCGACGGAGGGGGCGATCACGCAGAGCACCGACGCGAGCACGTGCAACGCCGTGCCGGCCAGCAACGGCTTCCGCCGGCCCACCGCGTCGGAGAGGGGCCCGATCAGCAACTGGCCGATCGCGAGCCCGGCGAGCGTGCCGGTGAGGGTCAGCTGCACCGCCGCCGAACTGGTTTGCAGGTCGTCCACGATCGCCGGCAACGCCGGCAGGTACATGTCGATGGTCAACGGCCCGATCGCGATCAGGGAGCCGAGGACCAGGACGAGCCGGAGCCGCTGCCCCGGGCTCATCAGCTCACCCGGGGTCGGAGCCGGGGGAGCGGCGGTCTCGCGGGTGATGGTCACCGGGCACCGCCTGTCTGATCGTTTGCGCACACGTCTGCGACCCAACGCCGACGGCGGCCCGACATTCCCGTCCGGTGCCCACAGGTGCGCAGGGTCACATCCGGCACGCTACCGGCCGGGTTCCCGTCGAACGACGGTAACCCGCTGGTCACCGGCCGGTCACCCGCACTGGTAGCGGAAGATGGTCCGTCCCTGGATCGGGGTGGGCTCGACGATGTTGACGACGGCGGTTTCCGTCGCTGAGCCTGTCCCGTTGAACGCCCATTTCAGGCGCAGCGTGACCGTCCGCTGGCCCCGGGCCACCCGCTGGGTGAGCAGGCCGCCCGGCTCGGCCCCGCCGCGCAGCCACTGGTAGCGGATGGTGCCGGCCCGACCGTTGGTCTGCACGGTCGCCACCACGTCCACGGTGACGTCGCAGCGTTCGCCGGGCGGCTCGGCCACGGCGACCTGGACCGAGCGGACCTCCAGGGGACTCATCCGCTGCCACAGGTGCAGGCCCACCGCGACCAGCAGGGCCAGGGTGAGTAGCGCCGACAGGACCGACCCGACCAGCCGCCACCGGGACCGGCGGGGCCGGGCCGGTGGTGCCGGCGGCTGCGGCCAGGCCGGCGCGGCCGGCGGCCCGGCGGGTACGCCCGGACCGAACCGCACCTCGGCCACGGGATCCGGCGACGGTGGCGCCCCGGTGGCTTCGTACCCCTCGGTCGTCGTCGATCCTGGGAAGACCGCGTCGACGGTCGCCGGTTGCGGGATGGTGGGTGCCGGCCCTGCCGACCGGTAGGTCCGGCCGGGAGATGCCGGCTGGTCGGGCAGGAGCGTCGGCACCCGCGTCGACACGAACGGGTCCACCGGCGGCGACATCGACAGCGCGGTGGTCGGGGCGTCGTCCGGCAGCGCCATGGTCGGTACGCCGAGGGTGAGTGCCTCGGTCGGTGCGCTGAGTGTGAGTGCCTCGGTCGGCAGGTCACCGGCCGGAATGTCGCGCAGCTCCCGTACCGCCTGGGCGAGGTCCTGCTCGCCGCGCGCGACGCAACGCAGCAGCAGGTCGACGCGGGGCTGCCCGTCGCACCACCGGGCGACCAGCCAGCGGACCAGTTCCGCCCACGCCCGCCGGTCCGTCGCCGGGTCGGCGGGCTCGCCGCGCAGGGCCGGCAGCAGGGCGGCCTCGGCGAGCGTCACCGCCCCGTGGGCCGTGACCAGCACCGTGCGGCCGTGCACCGCGCCGTGGGCCAGGCCGGCGGCGTGCAACGCGGTGAGGAGCCGGGCGGTCTCCGCCGCGATCGTCGCCACCGCCGGCAGGTCGAGAAGCGCGCCGCCGGAGTCCGCCAGTTCCGACAGCGTCGACCCGGACACCCCGGCGGCGACCAGCCACAGCGCGCCGTTGTGTCGGATCGGGTCACCGGTCGCGGGCAGACCGACGTGGCGCAGGGCAGCCACCGCGCGGGTCGCCGTGGTCACCCGGTCCGCCAGCGCCGGATCGGGGGCGGCGATCCGCAGCACGAGCTGTGCGGTGCCGTCCGGGGCCAGCGCCCGCCACCACGTCCCGCAGACGCCGGCATGCGCCGGCCCCACCACGCGCGCCCCGGTGGGCAGGATCGGCTGGGTCATGGGTACGACCTCCCGTGGTCGTCGGGGTCCGGCGGGGTGTCGCGAAGCGCGACGGGGTGGGAGCGGGCGCGCGCCGGTCAGCCCGGGGTGCAGTACGGCTGGAAGGTGACGGACACCCGGACCGGCCGACTGGTGTTGCCGGCGGCGTCGGTGGCGGTGACGTCGACCGCGATGCTGGGGGTCGACCGGTCCACCGGCAGGGGGCCGAGGGTGCCCCGATAGCCGCTGCGGCCGTACGACATCGACACGGTCGAGGTCTTCCCGCCCACCGTGTACCGGAAGTTGACCCGCAGTGACCCGGGCAGGGTGCGGTCGTCGGCGGCGGTCGCGGTGATGGTGGTCGACGTCGCGCCGTACGGGCAGCCGGCCGGCTCGATCCTCTGCGGGCTGGCGGCGACCCGGCCCAGGGTCGGGGCGGTCACGTCCGGCGGCGGGGGCGGGGTGGTGCTTACCAGCGGACTCGGCGTGGCCGACGGGGTCCGGCTCGGGGTCGCGGTCGGCGTCCGGCTGCCGGTGGCCGTCGGCGCGACGGTGGCCGACGGGGTGCCGGTGGGCGTCGGGGTCGGCGTCACCGTCGGGTCGGGCGTCGGCGTCGGGTCCTTCGGCGGGCCCGGGGCCGCCGGGATCGGGGTCGACGGGCCCGGATCCACCGCGAGTTCGACCACCGGCTCGTCGCGGGAGGCGTAGCTGTAGCCCACGCCCCCGGTCACCAGCAGCGCCGCGACGCCCCCGGCGACCAGCACCTTGCGACCCCAGCCCCAGGCCCGCCCCCGGTCGTCGGCGAGCACGGTGGAGGCGACCGCGGTGCTGCCGTCACTCGGCTCGTGGGACGGGAAGAGCAGGGCCAGCAGCGCCGCCCGTTCGGCGAGCCGACTACGACCGCGCTCCTCCCACTGCGGCCCGTACGCACCGACCGCCACCGCCTCCAGCCAGTCCAGGAACGTGGCGGCCGGCTGCGGGCGTTCCTCCGGCTGCTTCGCCAGGCCCTGCCGGAGCAGGTCGTGCACCGAGACCGGGGCCGCGTCGGTCGGAATCGGCGCGTGCGCGTGCTGGTCGCGTAGGTCCAGCAGGCCCGGCCCGCCGTACGGCGCGTGCCCGGTCAGGCACTCGTAGAAGACCGCCGTGGCGGCGTAGATGTCCGACGCCGGGGTGGCCGCCGCGCCGCGCCACTGCTCGGGGGCCATGTAGCGGGGCGTGCCGGTGACCGAGGCGCCCGCCTCGCGGCCGACCGGCATGGCGATGCCGAAGTCCGCGAGCTTGCTCTCACCGGCCGCGGTGACCAGCACGTTCTCCGGTTTGTAGTCGCGGTGCACCACACCCCGTACGTGTGCGGCGTGCAGCCCCAGCAGGGAGCCCTTGAGCACGTACAGCGCGGACTCCGGCTCGGTCGGCCCGTTGGCGCGCAGCATCTGGCGCAGCGACACCCCGTCGACCAGTTCCAACACGATGGCCGCGCCGTGCGCCGACTCCACGTACTCGTAGA
The nucleotide sequence above comes from Micromonospora pallida. Encoded proteins:
- a CDS encoding multidrug effflux MFS transporter; this encodes MSPGQRLRLVLVLGSLIAIGPLTIDMYLPALPAIVDDLQTSSAAVQLTLTGTLAGLAIGQLLIGPLSDAVGRRKPLLAGTALHVLASVLCVIAPSVEVLGALRVLQGLGTAATAVVAMAVVRDLFSGAAFATLFSRLMLVMGVAPILAPTLGSEVLRWTNWRGIFVALALFGLALLCVAAFGLRETLPVAARRSGRMIDTVRTYGSLLRDRVFVGLVLVAGLAMAALFAYVSGSSFVLQDQYGLDEQEFGLAFGAGAVGLILATQINVRLLRRYAPQRILVAALLAGTVAAFGLLLFAATGLGGLPALLAALWVVLAAAGLAMPNAPALALSRHGEAAGTASALLGAVQFGVGAVAAPLVGMLGTGAVAMALVVAGGMVCALGVLLAVVRPARLDVLDPAPAVGVAH
- a CDS encoding serine/threonine-protein kinase; its protein translation is MNAHDWQVSGYTHRRELGSGASGRVVLAVHDATGTPTAIKYLIGAVGADLSFRTAFRAEAELLATIDDPHVARLYEYVESAHGAAIVLELVDGVSLRQMLRANGPTEPESALYVLKGSLLGLHAAHVRGVVHRDYKPENVLVTAAGESKLADFGIAMPVGREAGASVTGTPRYMAPEQWRGAAATPASDIYAATAVFYECLTGHAPYGGPGLLDLRDQHAHAPIPTDAAPVSVHDLLRQGLAKQPEERPQPAATFLDWLEAVAVGAYGPQWEERGRSRLAERAALLALLFPSHEPSDGSTAVASTVLADDRGRAWGWGRKVLVAGGVAALLVTGGVGYSYASRDEPVVELAVDPGPSTPIPAAPGPPKDPTPTPDPTVTPTPTPTGTPSATVAPTATGSRTPTATPSRTPSATPSPLVSTTPPPPPDVTAPTLGRVAASPQRIEPAGCPYGATSTTITATAADDRTLPGSLRVNFRYTVGGKTSTVSMSYGRSGYRGTLGPLPVDRSTPSIAVDVTATDAAGNTSRPVRVSVTFQPYCTPG